cGTGCTCTTTGTTTCTTAGGAATGTAAGCATCGAGAGAGAATAAGATTTTcacgtagagagagaaaaaataaaacgtaaaaaaataaaagacacagtgtaaggataaaaaagaatatgaaaaaaaatacagggaggcaaaaagacaagagagaaaagacagaggaacAAAGAAGCAAcgtaaggagaggaaaggaagaaacaacaggtaagaaatagagaggaaagcaACAAAAAGTAGagtagagagatggaagggagatgaaagagatgcGATTGATAAAAGGTTTTCGTCTGTGTTCGGAAACAATGCCACGGCTCATCCTGAAGTGTTAAACAAACATCGCAAAAGAAGAATaattaaagagagggggggggagggggggcggtccTAAGGGGTGGAATATTTATACCTGTTGGTTAGGAGATTGgcgtatggggggtggggggtaagagcGCTCCCTGGAACAGCCTTCAATCTTACggatggataaacaaacaaaagagattaTATCCCACGTGTTTCGGATAAGATGGAAGCTATGAAAACTGTTATCAGAtgtgaaacaaaagagaaagagtagatgaaaaaggagaacagGATATACTTCGAACCGAGAAATATACTTGACCGTTTCATTTCTTCGGCATCAGGGAGTTCGGCTGTAAATGAGAACAGCCGCTGCATACCCATGGAGAAGAGGgttgaagggggcgggggggggggggggagctgaatgTCAGTTTTACTAAAGTAAGTCATGTTTAACTAATAAGCTCGGCCTATTGTTGTGTAAGACTACAATTGTTGTGAGTTTCGTATATCGTGTACTGTGTATCGGTTTATTCTGCAGTAATTCGTCGGCAGCTGCCCGCCACGCCTTTAGGAtaactgattatttttttctttattttttcagtcCGAAGATTGTGCTTTTTCatgtttcttgcatttttttttagagCGCGGGGCATGGATTTAGACTCCCTTATTTAGGCCCTACACTTGACATTCTCCTATTACGATATTGTTTAAATTACTACTGTTATGTGATTAGTCTGTCCTTCGCACGGTGGTTTCCACAATTATACCAAGAGTCGCATACCGTCCCGGTGCCCAACTAGCCCAATAAAACGAAAATTCTGGTAACCGTCGTTCCTGCATCAATGCCTTAAATTGCAAGGTGTGGTTCGGCTCTTTTTCTGCCGGAGCCATCGTCATGAGTTCGCCCATGGCCCCCGCCCCACGCTGTTCCAAGGTCAGCCTCCAGGGGAGTTGTGGTTCTGGCGACGCTGGCAGTTTTTTGCATGCTATCTCAAGGTACATAAAGTGGCCACGGCTTCTCAGCATCACATTTACGCTCATCGTAACCCTAGACACGATGAAGAGCAGCGTGAGTAGAGGAGGCGGGGAAGCGAATGAACGCGTGGTGTGCGCAGTGTCCGTGGGAGAGGAGGGCGATTTGTGCAAAGCCGTTGACACAGAAGCTGTTGGTGAAAAAGGACCCGAGTTAATgtgaaagaagtgtgtgtgtgtgtgtgtgtgtgtgtgtgtgtctgtgtctgtgtcagtgtctgtgtctgggtctgtgactgtgtctgtgtatgtgtgtgtgtgtgtgtgtgtgacataaaaATATTCACCCACAATTGCGTCCGTGAGACTCAAAGTAAATTGCCCTCAAGCGTTCGATGTGGGAGCCGAGCAGCGACGGCGGCGGTACGCAGGTACTCATGTCTCCTGCTTTCAGGTCCTTGGAGTGCTGGCGACCCTGTGGGTGTGCGCGCTGGCCAGCCCGGCGGACCCGAAGGTGGCGAAGCTGGTCGCCGCGAACGAAGAGGAGGCGGCTGCTGCCCTGGTGGAGGAGCCGCGAGACAAGAGGGACTGGGTCCACTACAACAAGGCCGGCTTCGTCGACGCCGTGGTCGAGAGCGACGTCAACCCGGCTGTGGTCGCCACCGCAGTTGCCGCCGCCAGTGACAACGCCTTTGCCGGGAGCTTCCAGTCGCCGTCCGGGGTGTCGGGCCGCACTCGATGGAACCAACCTTCCTTTGGGAGCTATGGTTATGGCTACAATTACCCTCACTGGTGGCCCCAAAGTTCGCAGTGGAGGACTAGAGGCAGCGGATTTCCCTCCCAGAATCAGTTCGACAATTACGAGGCCTGGCTGACGTGGAGGAACTTTAACCAGAACGCCGGAGGGTTCGTGCCTTACCAGTTTATGCAAAGACCTGGCTCTAATTTTAGGCAGAACTTGCCGGATGTCATTGACACAAGCCCTCAGGGCCGAACCAGGATGGTTACAGATGGCAGCGGAAGGTCATACACAGTCGCTGCTCTTAACGACTTCCCTACCAACTTTAACCCAGGCGTGAGCTTCTAAGAACTGTTGTTTTCTCATTTCTTACACTTGACCGGCATCTACCAGATGTCTGTTCAAACCTCTAATTCGAGACTGATTCTAATTCTATCTAATGTCCTCCTATTCTTGACTGGCACCTACCTGACGTCTACCTAAACTTCTTTTTCTTGACTGGCGCTTACCCAATGTCTACCTAATTATCCTAAATAAAGCGCGCGAACTCTTGAGCGCTCTCAATTGCCGAAGGAGGCACTCAAAGCAAGTGCACCTTTGAGTCTGGCTCTGTGCCAGATTGGCCTTAGGGCTACAAGCATTACCAGCTTCTCTGCCGTATCAATAGGTTTATAGATGTCCCAATCCCGTAGTTTCTATTTTTGCTTGTAAATAAAGACTTTTTGTCTGATATATTACGTTACTGACCTTCCACTACAATTCTCGCAATTTCTAATTATCCTTTGAACACttacacaccagcacacacacacacacacacacacacacacacacacacacacacacacacgtgtgtgtgtgtgtctatatctatctatctatctatctatcaatctatctatctatatatatacatatatttatacacatatatacaaatatacatatatacatatatatatatatatatatatatatatatatatatatatatatatatatatatgtatacatatacatatatacatatatatatatgagtgtgtgtgtgtgtgtgtgtgtgtgtgtgtgtgtgtgtgtatgtgtatgtatgtatatatatgtgcgtatatatgtatatgtatatatatatatatatatatatatatatatatatatatgtgtgtatatatatatttatatatatgagtgtgtgtgtgtctgtgtgtgtgtgtgtgtgtgtgtgtgtgtgtgtgtatatatatatatatatatatatatatatatatatatatatatatttatatatatgaatatatatatgtctatatatataaatatatctatatatatgaatataatatatatatgtctatatataaatatgaatatatatatatatatatatatatatatatatatatgtgtgtgtgtgtgtgtgtgtgtgtgtgtgtttgtgtgtgtgtgtgtctgtgtgtgtgtgtgtgtgtgtgtgtgtgtactatataaatatattatttatatatatatatatttatgtatatatatatatatatatatatatatatatatatatatatatatatatatatataaatatacatctaaatatacatctatatatacatatatataaatatatatatatatatatatatatatatatatatatatatatatatgagtgtgtgtgtgtgtgtgtatgtgtatatatatatatatatatatatatatatatacatatatatatatatatatatatatatatatgcatatatatatacattcatgtatatacatatatatatatatatatatatatatatatatatatgtatgtatgtatatatatatgtatatatataaatatatatatatatatatatatacatatatatatatatatatatatatatatatatgaatgtatatatatgcatatatatatatatatatatatatatatatatatatatatatatatatatatatatatatatatacacacacatgtatatacatatatatatatatatatatatatatatatatatatatatatatatatatttatatttatatatatacatatatatatatatatatatatatatatatatatatatatgtgtgtgtgtgtgtgtgtgtgtgtgtatatatatatatatatatatatatatatatatatatatatatataaatatatatatatatatatatatatatatatatatatatatatatatatgagtgtgtgtgtgtgtgtgtatgtatatatatatatatatatatatatatatatatatatatatatatacatatatatatgtatgtatgtatatatgtatatacatatatatatatatatatatatatgtgtgtgtgtgtgtgtgtgtgtgtgtgtgtgtgagtgtgtgtgtatgtgtgtgtgtgtgtgtgtgtgtgtgtgtgtgtgagtgtgtgtatatgtgtgtgtgtatgtgtgtgtgtgtgtatgtgtgtgtgtgtgtgtgtgtgtgtgaatctgtgtgtgtgtgtgtgtgtgtgtgtgtgtgtgtgtgtgtgtgtgtacatatatatatatatatatatatatatatatatataatgtatatatattatatatagatattaatattatatgatatcatatatatatttacatatatataatgtatatatattatatatagatatttatattatatatagatatttatattatattatattatattatatattgtatatatatatatattatatatatatatatatatatatatatatatcataaatattacaagtatatacatatatatacatatatatacatatatgtatgtatgtatgtatgtatatgtgtgtgtgtgatatataatcaGAATGAAACCATAAGAgtaatggaagacttttacagggatctatacaacacaaatgaacagccacggataggaGCGAACGCGGTGACTGTAgacatacctaacatcacaacataaaaaaataaagagagtgcttaaaggcatgaagagagggaaaacaccaagtGAAGACGtaattagtatagaccttttatctagcaacaaaaatataaaaaatcggcAATGGACAGGTCATGTATGTCATAGATAGGAcgagagatggacaaagaaagttacAGACTGGGCTATACGTAACATAGAGAGGCCAAAGGCTAGATCATTGAtaagatggtgtgacgaaataatgaaatttaatgaccaagactggaaacaaaaaaacgcaagacagacatagTCGGAAAAGAGTATGAGAGGCCTACGTCtcttgattcaggctgatgatgatgtgtgtgtatgtgtatctatgtgtgtgtgtgtgttgtgtttgtatacatacatacatacatatgaaagatggaataatgcaataccgcattgatattgatatataacaatcctccctgacctggtctcgaacctaggtcgcTCGGGgtttgagaccggagggccagaactaaaccaaccatgccacaagaCCCACACAAAGAAATGTGCAACTAGggtctaactagcttccatacacactacctatctactcatacatgagtaatgatagcgaggttttacacacactccccgtgggcactcggtggaaattgatttagaaattcgaaaccgaagtcaattactgaggtatatatatgaaagatgtaataatgcaataccgcattcatatagacacacacacacacacacacacacacacacatatatatatatatatatatatatatatatatatatgtgtgtgtgtgtgtgtgtgtgtgtgtgtgtgtgtgtgtgtgtgtctatatctatatttatatcaatatcaatatatcaatatatatatacacacacatatatatatatatatatatatatatatatatatatgtgtgtgtgtgtgtgtgtgtatgtatatatatatgtatatatatgtatattcatatatatatatatatatatatatatatatatatatatatacgcacacacacatacacacacatacaaatatatgtatgtgtgtgtgtgtgtgtgtgtatatatatatatatatatatatatatatatatatacacacacatacatacatgcataagaatatatatatatatatatatatatatatatatatataaatatatatatatatatatatatatatatatatatatatatatacacacatacatacatgcataagaatatacatatatatatatatatatatatatatatatatatatatatatatatatatatatacacacatacatacatgcataagaatatacatatatatatatatatatatatatatatatatatatatatatatatatttatatatgtgtgtgtgtgtgtgtgtgtatgcatatatatatatatatatatatatatatatatatatatatataaatatatacatatatatatgtatatatatatattaaagtatgtatatatatctatatatctatatatatatatatatatatgtatgtatgtatgtatgtatgtatgtatttatgtatgtatgtatgtatgtatgtatgtatgtatgtatgtatgtatggatggatggatggatggatggatggatgtatgtatgtatgtatgtatgcatgtatgtatatatgtatgtatgtatatttgtgtgtatatatatatatatataaatatatatatatatgtatatatatatgtgtgtgtgtgtgtgtgtgtgtgtgtgtgtgtgtgtgtgtgcgtgtgtgtgtgtgtctgtgtgtgtgtgtgtgtgtgtgtgtgtgtgtgtgtgtgcatatatatatatatatatatatatatatatatatatatatataaatatatatatata
The Penaeus chinensis breed Huanghai No. 1 chromosome 22, ASM1920278v2, whole genome shotgun sequence DNA segment above includes these coding regions:
- the LOC125037107 gene encoding uncharacterized protein LOC125037107, encoding MKSSVLGVLATLWVCALASPADPKVAKLVAANEEEAAAALVEEPRDKRDWVHYNKAGFVDAVVESDVNPAVVATAVAAASDNAFAGSFQSPSGVSGRTRWNQPSFGSYGYGYNYPHWWPQSSQWRTRGSGFPSQNQFDNYEAWLTWRNFNQNAGGFVPYQFMQRPGSNFRQNLPDVIDTSPQGRTRMVTDGSGRSYTVAALNDFPTNFNPGVSF